Proteins co-encoded in one Brassica oleracea var. oleracea cultivar TO1000 chromosome C4, BOL, whole genome shotgun sequence genomic window:
- the LOC106338530 gene encoding uncharacterized protein LOC106338530: MHIEKNVSDAILSLLMQSAKSKNGLKSRKDLEDIGIRKHLHTEVRGKKTYLPPAAYWLSKKEKTIFCQRLAKFRGPDGYCGNIANSVSVNPPNIGSLKSHGHHVLVQNLLPAALRGLLHRGPRIAINRLCSYFNRLCQRIIDPEKLVSTETDFVETMCQLERFFPPAHFDIMFHLPIHLSKEARLGGPVHFRWMYPFERYMKTLKAFVKNYARPEACMAEMYLAGECVAFCLEFLKDSVPVQEAVNRNEDVEADRMVVEGRPLQKGIEVALSDKDRDIAHRYVLMNMASLDPFLE, encoded by the exons ATGCACATAGAAAAGAATGTGTCGGATGCTATATTGTCTCTCTTGATGCAAAGTGCAAAGTCAAAAAATGGGCTGAAATCAAGAAAAGACTTAGAAGATATTGGAATCAGAAAGCACTTGCACACAGAGGTGAGGGGAAAGAAAACATACTTACCTCCAGCTGCCTACTGGTTATCGAAGAAAGAGAAGACAATTTTCTGCCAAAGGTTAGCCAAGTTTAGAGGTCCTGATGGTTATTGTGGCAATATTGCGAATAGTGTTTCAGTTAACCCTCCAAATATTGGTAGTTTAAAGTCGCATGGTCATCATGTCCTAGTACAGAACTTGTTACCAGCTGCATTAAGAGGGTTGTTACATAGGGGTCCTAGGATAGCCATAAATAGATTATGCAGTTACTTCAACAGGTTGTGTCAGCGCATCATTGACCCGGAGAAACTTGTATCCACGGAGACAGATTTTGTGGAAACAATGTGTCAACTGGAGCGCTTCTTCCCTCCAGCCCATTTTGATATCATGTTCCACCTTCCAATACATCTATCAAAAGAGGCACGCTTGGGAGGACCAGTACACTTCCGCTGGATGTATCCCTTCGAAAG ATACATGAAAACACTAAAGGCTTTTGTTAAGAATTATGCAAGGCCAGAAGCATGTATGGCTGAGATGTATTTAGCTGGAGAATGTGTTGCATTTTGTTTAGAGTTCCTTAAAGATTCAGTACCAGTTCAAGAAGCAGTTAATCGTAATGAAGATGTTGAGGCTGACAGAATGGTGGTTGAAGGCCGACCTCTGCAGAAGGGTATAGAGGTTGCCCTTTCAGATAAAGATAGAGACATTGCACATCGCTACGTGCTAATGAACATGGCATCTTTGGATCCCTTTCTTGAGTAA